The Castanea sativa cultivar Marrone di Chiusa Pesio chromosome 11, ASM4071231v1 genome contains a region encoding:
- the LOC142615384 gene encoding ethylene-responsive transcription factor ERF039 produces the protein MEDHINLESEAHDNLLSSSSSSTSTSTSSSSSSTTKNNSCTNNQNTKHSLRDSKRAQESNESEHRKQPRTTKDDNDGKHPTFRGVRMRNWGKWVSEIREPRKKSRIWLGTYPTAEMAARAHDVAALAIKGTSAYLNFPELAQELPRPDSKSPKDIQAAAAKAAAATFLEPKQCEHEAEAEAEAELSQAEHLQPGLDSSTTLSMDNTQDSTFSPSTDDDDTLFDLPDLFVDGRDRSDNGFCYYSSSWQLCAADTGFRLEEPNLWEYY, from the coding sequence ATGGAAGACCATATCAACCTAGAGAGTGAAGCTCATGACAACTTGCTCAGCTCATCATCTTCCTCTACCTCTACCTCTacctcctcttcctcttcttcaactACAAAAAACAATTCATGTACCAacaaccaaaacacaaaacactCTCTAAGAGACTCAAAAAGAGCACAAGAGTCCAATGAAAGTGAGCATAGAAAGCAGCCTAGAACTACTAAAGATGACAACGATGGCAAGCACCCCACATTCAGAGGAGTAAGAATGCGCAATTGGGGCAAATGGGTGTCTGAAATCAGGGAGCCAAGGAAGAAATCAAGAATATGGCTTGGTACATACCCTACAGCTGAAATGGCAGCTCGAGCTCATGATGTAGCTGCTCTTGCAATCAAGGGTACCTCAGCTTATCTCAATTTCCCTGAATTGGCTCAAGAGCTTCCTAGGCCAGACAGCAAGTCTCCGAAGGACATACAAGCCGCGGCTGCCAAGGCGGCTGCAGCCACATTCTTGGAGCCTAAACAGTGTGAGCATGAAGCCGAAGCCGAAGCCGAAGCCGAGCTGAGCCAAGCCGAGCATCTTCAACCTGGCTTGGATTCATCAACAACTTTATCCATGGACAACACACAAGATTCAACATTTTCACCTTCAACTGATGATGATGATACACTGTTTGACCTACCGGATCTTTTCGTCGATGGCAGGGATCGAAGTGACAATGgattttgctattattcatcaTCATGGCAGCTGTGTGCAGCTGATACTGGGTTTCGGCTTGAAGAACCAAATTTATGGGAGTACTACTAG